A single window of Nasonia vitripennis strain AsymCx chromosome 4, Nvit_psr_1.1, whole genome shotgun sequence DNA harbors:
- the GstZ1 gene encoding glutathione S-transferase Z1 — translation MSVIGKPILYSYWRSSCSWRVRIALNLKEIPYDIKPISLVKNGGEQHSNEFREINPMEQVPALHIDNHTLIESLNILLYLEETRPHRPLMPVDPVKRARVREICEVIASGIQPLQNLIVLIYVGEERKKEWAQHWITRGLKAVEKLLSASAGKYCVGDEITLADCCLVPQIFNARRFHVDLRPFPTILRVDRHLENHPAFTAAHPNNQPDCPPEATK, via the exons ATGTCCGTCATCGGAAAG cctATCTTGTATTCGTATTGGAGGAGTTCGTGTTCGTGGCGAGTTCGAATCG CTTTGAACCTCAAGGAGATTCCGTATGACATAAAACCTATCAGCTTGGTGAAAAATGGTGGTGAACAGCATAGCAATGAATTCCGCGAGATCAATCCGATGGAACAGGTCCCGGCACTCCATATCGACAATCATACATTAATTGAAtct CTAAATATTTTACTGTACTTGGAGGAGACGAGACCGCATCGTCCGTTAATGCCAGTAGATCCGGTGAAAAGAGCCAGAGTCAGGGAAATTTGCGAGGTGATCGCATCTGGAATCCAACCTCTACAGAACCTCATTGTTCTCATTTACGTCGGAGAGGAGCGCAAGAAAGAGTGGGCGCAACACTGGATTACTCGAGGCTTAAAGG CGGTGGAAAAGCTGCTGTCAGCGAGCGCCGGCAAGTACTGCGTGGGCGACGAGATTACGCTAGCCGACTGCTGCCTGGTGCCGCAGATATTCAACGCGCGAAGGTTTCACGTCGACCTGAGACCGTTTCCCACCATCTTGAGAGTCGATCGTCACCTAGAGAACCACCCGGCTTTCACCGCGGCTCACCCCAATAACCAGCCCGACTGTCCACCCGAGGCTACTAAATAG
- the LOC100233151 gene encoding uncharacterized protein LOC100233151: MFQWLRHYIRQRTLPIKPEVAWKWKTKLSIIYAFIGWQLLGAAMYTILKQNTPDNPTSSDYAKLLGVTEAHVIKITGTKKTDEYDLKLNDEDFDEYYKHMEEKIEKAQNSVVPSTGYWNRRGVDAERAKKRIES, translated from the exons ATGTTCCAATGGCTAAGACATTATATTCGTCAACGTACACTTCCTATTAAGCCAGAAGTGGCTTGGAAATGGAAAACGAAGCTTTCAATCATTTATGCATTCATAGGATGGCAACTTTTAGGAGCTGCTATGTATACAATATTGAAACAGAATACCCCTGACAATCCTACCA GTTCTGACTATGCTAAATTATTAGGAGTTACAGAAGCAcatgttataaaaattactgGTACAAAAAAAACCGATGAATATGATCTTAAATTAAATGACGAAGACTTTGATGAATATTATAAACACATggaagaaaaaatagaaaaagcaCAAAATAGTGTTGTGCCATCAACTGGCTATTGGAATAGGAGAGGGGTTGATGCTgagagagcgaaaaagagGATTGAATcgtaa
- the LOC100118038 gene encoding protein salvador homolog 1 isoform X1, whose protein sequence is MLSRKNKDLRTIKEGVVGKYVKKDTPPEMPIINVWTTEPNRRGRRLNQPAITSSMPISSQQPTMVQKFGNTKSTLSAVGLGSHEGKYTPNSSVPDLAQRFASLSMNSASSDGMPSRTATPLYQPSLSPAMSHTYVNQYAGSEYHLDRDQQTPQLPYSYDIDSGYDDYNSQTQYRQNPGYSHAVSERPSSRNEQSEELPLPLGWSVYFTLRGRKYYVDHNTRTTHWSHPLEKEGLPTGWERIDSQEYGVYYVNHITRQAQYQHPCYPSEMQAVRVVPPPQHTNFHSHSVLVPANPYINEEIPRWLYVYSRASVDLDRKLIWEMFRLPELECFNAMLIRLFTQEVREIVMRYEKYRNALRYEIEQRSKEMNEEESTNSNTRAICTEMF, encoded by the exons ATGCTCTCCCGTAAGAACAAGGATCTGCGCACCATAAAGGAGGGTGTCGTTGGGAAGTATGTCAAGAAGGATACCCCGCCGGAGATGCCCA TTATCAATGTCTGGACTACAGAACCAAACAGGAGGGGGCGAAGACTAAACCAACCAGCAATCACTTCATCTATGCCCATAAGTTCACAACAACCAACTATGGTACAAAAATTTGGTAACACTAAGTCCACATTAAGTGCTGTCGGCTTGGGCAGTCATGAAGGAAAATACACGCCAAATAGTTCAGTCCCTGACTTGGCACAGAG ATTTGCCAGCCTGTCCATGAACTCTGCTTCAAGCGATGGGATGCCTTCGCGTACAGCAACACCATTGTATCAGCCAAGTCTGTCGCCAGCTATGTCTCACACATATGTCAATCAGTATGCAGGTTCAGAATATCACTTGGATAGAGATCAACAAACACCACAATTGCCTTATTCTTATGATATTGACAGTGGATATGATGATTATAATTCACAAACTCAATATAGACAAAATCCAGG ataTAGCCATGCAGTATCAGAAAGACCTAGCTCAAGAAATGAGCAATCAGAGGAATTACCTTTACCACTAGGTTGGTCAGTTTATTTTACTCTGCGTGGGAGAAAGTATTATGTTGACCATAATACGAGAACCACTCATTGGTCTCATCCACTGGAAAAAGAAGGATTACCGACTGGTTGGGAACGAATAGATTCACAAGAATATGGAGTGTATTATGTAAA TCATATAACAAGACAAGCACAGTATCAACATCCTTGCTATCCATCAGAGATGCAAGCTGTCAGAGTTGTGCCTCCACCGCAGCATACAAATTTCCATTCACACAGTGTCTTAGTACCAGCTAATCCATACATCAACGAAGAGATTCCTCGTTGGTTGTATGTTTACAGTAGAGCTTCAGTAGATTTAGATCGTAAGTTAATATGGGAAATGTTTCGTTTACCTGAACTTGAGTGTTTTAATGCAATGTTAATAAGACTGTTCACGCAAGAAGTAAGAGAAATCGTTATGCGATACGAAAAATATAG AAATGCTCTTCGATATGAGATAGAACAAAGATCAAAAGAAATGAATGAAGAAGAATCCACTAATTCAAACACAAGGGCTATTTGTACCGAGATGTTTTGA
- the LOC100118038 gene encoding protein salvador homolog 1 isoform X2, which produces MPISSQQPTMVQKFGNTKSTLSAVGLGSHEGKYTPNSSVPDLAQRFASLSMNSASSDGMPSRTATPLYQPSLSPAMSHTYVNQYAGSEYHLDRDQQTPQLPYSYDIDSGYDDYNSQTQYRQNPGYSHAVSERPSSRNEQSEELPLPLGWSVYFTLRGRKYYVDHNTRTTHWSHPLEKEGLPTGWERIDSQEYGVYYVNHITRQAQYQHPCYPSEMQAVRVVPPPQHTNFHSHSVLVPANPYINEEIPRWLYVYSRASVDLDRKLIWEMFRLPELECFNAMLIRLFTQEVREIVMRYEKYRNALRYEIEQRSKEMNEEESTNSNTRAICTEMF; this is translated from the exons ATGCCCATAAGTTCACAACAACCAACTATGGTACAAAAATTTGGTAACACTAAGTCCACATTAAGTGCTGTCGGCTTGGGCAGTCATGAAGGAAAATACACGCCAAATAGTTCAGTCCCTGACTTGGCACAGAG ATTTGCCAGCCTGTCCATGAACTCTGCTTCAAGCGATGGGATGCCTTCGCGTACAGCAACACCATTGTATCAGCCAAGTCTGTCGCCAGCTATGTCTCACACATATGTCAATCAGTATGCAGGTTCAGAATATCACTTGGATAGAGATCAACAAACACCACAATTGCCTTATTCTTATGATATTGACAGTGGATATGATGATTATAATTCACAAACTCAATATAGACAAAATCCAGG ataTAGCCATGCAGTATCAGAAAGACCTAGCTCAAGAAATGAGCAATCAGAGGAATTACCTTTACCACTAGGTTGGTCAGTTTATTTTACTCTGCGTGGGAGAAAGTATTATGTTGACCATAATACGAGAACCACTCATTGGTCTCATCCACTGGAAAAAGAAGGATTACCGACTGGTTGGGAACGAATAGATTCACAAGAATATGGAGTGTATTATGTAAA TCATATAACAAGACAAGCACAGTATCAACATCCTTGCTATCCATCAGAGATGCAAGCTGTCAGAGTTGTGCCTCCACCGCAGCATACAAATTTCCATTCACACAGTGTCTTAGTACCAGCTAATCCATACATCAACGAAGAGATTCCTCGTTGGTTGTATGTTTACAGTAGAGCTTCAGTAGATTTAGATCGTAAGTTAATATGGGAAATGTTTCGTTTACCTGAACTTGAGTGTTTTAATGCAATGTTAATAAGACTGTTCACGCAAGAAGTAAGAGAAATCGTTATGCGATACGAAAAATATAG AAATGCTCTTCGATATGAGATAGAACAAAGATCAAAAGAAATGAATGAAGAAGAATCCACTAATTCAAACACAAGGGCTATTTGTACCGAGATGTTTTGA
- the LOC100118004 gene encoding uncharacterized protein LOC100118004, which yields MTAARFALVIALFVVGVQQIYGHGKMTDPMNRSSVWRLNRFAKVLVNNEDNENFCGGYAVQHNENGGNCGPCGDNYVDPVPRNNENGGIYGEGHIVRRYQAGQRVKVVVDLSANHLGFFQFSICELKNNNDVETEECFDKNPLKIVDKSGELVDRHPIIAGQNGDIELEVELPKSLKCERCVFRWHYSAGNNWGFCNQKTLEGRMGCGPQETFRSCADVSIHR from the exons ATGACCGCCGCTAGATTCGCCCTGGTTATCGCGCTGTTCGTCGTCGGCGTCCAGCAGATTTACGGACACGGAAAGATGACCGATCCCATGAACCGGTCCAGCGTCTGGAGGCTCAACCGATTCGCCAAAGTGCTCGTTAACAACGAGGACAACGAGAACTTCTGCGGTGGTTATGCG GTGCAGCACAATGAAAACGGCGGCAACTGCGGACCCTGCGGCGACAACTACGTCGATCCGGTCCCAAGGAACAACGAGAACGGCGGAATCTACGGCGAAGGACACATCGTCAGGAG ATACCAAGCCGGTCAGCGCGTCAAGGTAGTCGTCGACCTGAGCGCCAACCACCTGGGCTTCTTCCAGTTCTCGATCTGCGAGCTGAAGAACAACAACGACGTCGAGACCGAGGAGTGCTTCGACAAGAATCCCCTGAAGATCGTCGACAAGAGCGGCGAGCTCGTCGACAGACATCCGATTATCGCTGGCCAGAACGGTGACATCGAGCTCGAGGTAGAGCTGCCCAAGAGCCTCAAGTGCGAGCGCTGCGTTTTCAGGTGGCACTACTCAGCCGGCAACAACTGGGGATTTTGCAATCAGAAGACTCTCGAGGGCAGGATGGGCTGCGGACCTCAGGAGACGTTCCGTAGCTGTGCCGATGTTAGCATTCACCGATGA
- the LOC100117968 gene encoding uncharacterized protein LOC100117968: MAGIKFVLGAALLVVVFQEIHGHGKLMEPVNRSSAWRKGYKTPPNYTDNENFCGGLGVQNQNGGKCGPCGDNYREPQPRKNENGGVYGTGTIVKTYQKGQRTTIVVNLSANHMGYFQFAVCPLKGANDIETEECFDKYPVMLANGSDKFPVKSGVNGDFSIDVVLPTGLTCEHCTFRWHYRTGNTWGMCENGKGALGCGPQETFRSCSDITIQ, from the exons ATGGCAGGCATCAAGTTCGTTCTCGGCGCGGCACTTCTCGTCGTCGTATTCCAAGAAATCCACGGACACGGAAAGCTCATGGAGCCGGTGAACAGGTCCAGCGCCTGGAGGAAGGGATACAAGACCCCGCCGAACTACACCGACAACGAGAACTTCTGCGGCGGCTTAGGA GTCCAGAATCAGAACGGAGGCAAATGCGGACCTTGCGGAGACAACTACCGCGAGCCTCAGCCGAGAAAGAACGAGAACGGAGGAGTCTACGGAACTGGCACCATCGTTAAGAC CTACCAGAAGGGCCAGCGCACAACCATCGTCGTGAACCTGTCTGCCAACCACATGGGCTACTTCCAGTTCGCTGTCTGCCCACTCAAGGGAGCCAACGACATCGAGACCGAGGAGTGTTTCGACAAGTACCCAGTCATGCTAGCCAACGGTTCCGACAAGTTCCCCGTAAAGAGTGGCGTCAACGGTGACTTCAGCATCGACGTAGTTCTGCCGACTGGTCTGACCTGCGAGCACTGCACCTTCAGGTGGCACTACCGTACCGGCAACACCTGGGGAATGTGCGAGAACGGCAAAGGAGCGCTTGGCTGTGGACCCCAGGAAACCTTCAGAAGCTGTTCTGACATCACCATCCAGTAA